From a region of the uncultured Propionivibrio sp. genome:
- a CDS encoding methyl-accepting chemotaxis protein has translation MVVTNWSVRKKLLVGVGIVIVISLLATGRISAQMFKAALTERLENYEMVRTVEAIRNDLDKSLSVPLAQTRALASNTFLLDWMAAGEPVSGIETWKKYAKSIKSGTGAMMVSWVSEATLSYYDDDKGLARKLSIDGKDHWFKAFLDSGKSHDFNLGVEEGKASVMMFINALAKDDRGHRASASLGIDMTEMAERVRKLTVGQTGQVFVVDQSGKIQIHRNPALVKVDNKVDIHGLPEFSAIANTLLTKGNFNLARYRGEHGDMIIVSSYIPSADWFVMVDISEEEVYGPIDRSLGVLLLIDIVVLLASLLLIYVILRSITGPLAKLRDAMQALTSGNGDLRQRLEATNNDEVGQIARSFNTFMEQLHGMLMNVHTQTDTLNQSVNDIGTIAQHLSNDSQTTSNLAASTAATIDRITVSVSLIAENTSEATRSVEKAGQLSIENANSVSRVSGEISRVVGAMNELANVVRELDARSTRIGSITGVIKEISDQTNLLALNAAIEAARAGEQGRGFAVVADEVRKLAERTGKATIEIDEMVGSMRTQSSQAMDHVEQTHHVVNSSVSMVDDVLRQIGEIQETMQTIISKTREIRDSAAEQSRATESMAEAAEAMTVQARNEDVEIQNASQVISNLERLTRELRGVVASFQL, from the coding sequence ATGGTCGTGACAAACTGGTCTGTACGCAAGAAGCTCCTGGTCGGTGTTGGCATTGTCATCGTCATCTCACTGCTGGCGACGGGAAGAATCTCGGCGCAGATGTTCAAGGCCGCGCTCACCGAGCGTCTTGAAAATTACGAGATGGTGCGAACCGTCGAGGCGATCCGCAACGATCTGGACAAGTCACTCTCGGTGCCCCTCGCCCAGACCCGCGCGCTGGCCAGCAACACCTTCCTGCTCGACTGGATGGCCGCCGGCGAACCCGTTTCCGGCATCGAAACCTGGAAGAAATACGCAAAAAGCATCAAATCGGGTACCGGCGCCATGATGGTGAGTTGGGTATCCGAGGCGACGCTGAGCTACTACGACGATGACAAAGGTCTTGCCCGGAAGCTCTCCATCGACGGGAAGGACCACTGGTTCAAGGCGTTTCTGGATAGCGGCAAGTCGCATGATTTCAATCTGGGCGTCGAGGAAGGCAAAGCCAGCGTGATGATGTTCATCAACGCGCTGGCCAAGGACGATCGAGGACATCGCGCCTCCGCCAGCCTCGGCATCGACATGACTGAAATGGCCGAGCGCGTACGCAAGCTGACGGTCGGGCAGACAGGACAGGTCTTTGTCGTCGACCAGTCCGGGAAAATACAGATCCACCGCAATCCCGCGCTCGTCAAAGTGGATAACAAGGTGGACATTCACGGTCTTCCAGAATTCTCCGCGATTGCCAACACGCTGCTCACCAAGGGCAACTTCAATCTCGCGCGCTACCGGGGCGAGCACGGTGACATGATCATCGTTTCAAGCTACATCCCGAGCGCCGACTGGTTTGTCATGGTCGACATCTCGGAAGAGGAGGTCTACGGGCCGATCGACCGATCATTGGGGGTGCTCCTGCTGATCGACATCGTCGTATTGCTGGCTTCGCTTCTGCTCATCTACGTCATCCTCCGTTCGATCACCGGGCCTTTGGCCAAACTGCGCGATGCGATGCAGGCGCTGACGAGCGGAAACGGCGACCTGAGACAACGACTGGAAGCCACGAACAACGACGAGGTCGGTCAGATTGCGCGCAGTTTCAACACGTTCATGGAGCAACTGCATGGCATGCTCATGAACGTGCACACGCAGACCGACACGCTCAACCAGAGTGTCAATGACATCGGCACAATCGCGCAGCATCTTTCCAATGATTCGCAAACGACATCGAACCTGGCGGCAAGCACGGCGGCGACGATCGACAGGATCACCGTCAGCGTCTCGCTGATCGCCGAAAACACCAGCGAGGCAACCCGCTCCGTCGAAAAGGCCGGGCAGCTTTCGATCGAAAATGCCAATTCGGTCAGCAGGGTCTCGGGCGAAATCAGCCGCGTCGTCGGTGCCATGAACGAACTTGCCAATGTCGTCAGGGAACTCGATGCGCGCTCGACGCGGATCGGTTCGATCACCGGCGTCATCAAGGAAATTTCCGACCAGACCAATCTGCTGGCCCTGAATGCCGCGATCGAGGCAGCACGGGCCGGAGAACAGGGTCGCGGCTTCGCGGTCGTCGCCGACGAGGTGCGCAAACTGGCCGAACGCACGGGCAAGGCCACGATCGAGATCGACGAGATGGTCGGCTCGATGCGTACCCAGTCGTCGCAAGCCATGGACCACGTCGAACAAACGCATCATGTCGTCAATTCGAGCGTATCGATGGTCGACGACGTCCTGCGCCAGATCGGCGAGATTCAGGAGACCATGCAGACGATCATCAGCAAGACGCGCGAGATTCGGGATTCCGCGGCCGAACAGTCGCGGGCGACGGAATCAATGGCAGAAGCCGCCGAAGCGATGACGGTGCAGGCAAGGAACGAGGACGTCGAAATCCAGAACGCAAGCCAGGTCATCTCCAACCTGGAGCGCCTGACCCGCGAACTGCGCGGCGTCGTCGCCAGTTTCCAGCTCTAG